In the Triticum aestivum cultivar Chinese Spring chromosome 2B, IWGSC CS RefSeq v2.1, whole genome shotgun sequence genome, AGCTCGTTTGGTGCATTTGCAAGATCACGTGACCAAAGTGGTGGACAGCTTGTCCACACAAAACTGTTCAGCTATTCATTAATCAAAAGCAGGGTTGGTCCATCGGTGACGACCCAGGTCGAAGCGACGACTGCTGCTCCTCTGTccagctcgtcttcttcctcggggtCGAGACTGAGCGACCAAGATCCAAGCGACGCCTGCTGCTCTTCTCTacacctcctcttcttcctccggatCGAGAGCTTGGATAGGGCTCCATGGACCTGTTCGTGTCGCCGGAGGGCGATTCAGAAAAGAGGTAATTAAACTGCAACTTAATCTCCCTCTAGGCCAAGGTTTGATTAGATCCGCTTGTTTATTGGATGTAGTCGCTGCGGATTGCTAAGATTACTTGGTCCCCTTTTTTGCACGCAGGATTAGCCATGGGCAGATGGAGGGTGTTGCTGTTGCGCGCCCTATAGAGTCCCAGGCATCTATCAGCGTCGCCGAGGGCGACATCCGCCGTGCCGGAGACCTCTACAGCAGCGGCGGAAATGCTGGATCTGTCGGCGAGGGTCCGCTTTTGCAAGTGTGCTCAGAGGCTACCAGCGGGTGGACACGCAGGTATTAGTAATCAATTTATTTTGATTATCTTCTTGGCTATATGCTTGAATGTCAGGCTCGCCACCTGTATTATATGTAGGAATTTACGGTCGATTCATCTAGTTCCTAAATTTTAGCCAGGGTGTTCGCTCTGGAAGTGTACAAAGTTTTTGTATACTGATGAAAATGTTCATATTAGCATCATGGTTGTAGTCATAAAGGCAAAGGACATTTGTTTGGATGTCTTCAACTTATGTAATTGAAACGGACGTAAGAAAAGGGATGGGGTTGGATAATGGACTAATCCATTTTATGGTGGCTCTTTTTGTTGTGGCAATATCGGATAGTGGTCATTCAATTTAATTAGCAATTTTGTTGTCTTTAGAGTACCAGGGGCTTAGTTTTCACTCTGTTATGGAAATGTCACATACGGTAGTTCAAGCTGGTTTGATTTTCCAACTACGTGCGGATAACTAAACTTGTAATTGTACCATGACAGAGTAAGGATAAGGAAAGCCCCTGCGGAGCGAGAGCTAAATCCTAACCAGAAAAGTGCTCTTGAACTATCGATGAGGGCGTTCATAAGTAAATGAGATGGCAATGTAGTCAACCCAGCAGTCGGCACTTCATTTGATTCACTGGATGAGACGTATCAATTCTACAATTTGTATTCGTGGGAGGTTGGATTTGGCATAAGGTATTCGAAAAGCAGGCTAAATGTGGAGAGGGTGAAGTGCATGCAGGAGATTGTATGTGGATGCGCGGTGCGTTTTTTAATATTTCTGGCAGTGAGCAAAAAACATGAGTGCTATGCGATCAAAACATGATCGGTACTGACGATTGATTCCATGTCCATTGGCAGGGTAAACCGGAGAGGGAGAATACAAGATCAACTAGGTGCGGCTGTGCTGCCAGGATTAGGCTACTGAGGTCGGATGACAATGGATGGTATATTTCAGAACACATGCCTCGCTCGGATCGCCTCGTACCCAGCCGCCGCCTCCAACGTAGCCAACCGCCGCCTCCCCAAAACTAGGGTTCTTTGCCTCCCACCGGCGCCGGTGCCGGTCCgtcccgtctccggtggccttagggccatggaggcggagtggatctcgGCCCATGCCGGTGGGAGGGTTCCGCTTTCATATTTTTTTTCGAGCTTTGTTGGGGTTTATGTCCtgttcaggaaggcgagacggcggcggctccctgaagatggaataaaggtctccccgtctagtccccgttccggtgatgtgtgtagcatcatcggtgggcgtgtggagatgtgtctccggcggatctgtctttggtggatttgctcggatctgttcgtcgttcgtcttcgttcgtgtgtcttcaggttggatccttttgatctacactcttcatctgcggcggttgctgttctggtgcgttggttccatggggccttagcacgatgacctcccgactgtctactacaacaatgtttgcccggctctgtcgagggaggggcgatgacagcggcgcgccttcggctcgcttcagtgcttgtagtcgtcgctaggtggtctacggttctggatgtaatttttattatttctagtgtccattgtactaccatgattgaagatgaatagattgaaagtttttccgcaaaaaaaaaactaGGTGCGGCTGTGCTGCCAGGATTAGGCTACTGAGGTCGGATGACAATGGATGGTATATTTCAGAACACATGCCTCTTCACAACCACTCTCTCTCAAGTACTTGCGGCGAGAAAATGCACTGGCCTTCACACAGGCTCATTGATCGCTACACTAAAGATCTTGTTAGGCAGCTGAGAGAAAACAATGTTAGCCTTGGAAAAGTTTTTAGCATAGTTGGTAGTTTTTTTGGATCAGTTGACAATGTGCCATTTACAAAAAGGTCATTGAAGACGCTGTGCTGCAAGCTGAACAAAGAACAGTCTGATTCAGATGCCCGGAAGACAATGGACATACTTGCAGAGATGAAGGCAAACGATCCAGAATTCAATTATACTGTCCAAGTTGATGATGAGAGCACAACAAAAACACTTATGTGGGTTAACGGGCGTAGTGTAGAACAGTACAGGTGTTTCGGagatgttgtgacatttgatacaacATACATGCACTAATTGCGTGAGATGACTAGTCCCCCAATTGATGTGTGATGGGCCCTCACGCAACTTTTTGCACGTCGAGACGTGACGACAACAGTGAGATGGTAGATGTTCCATCCGGCCCATCGCGAACCTGGGCATCCACGGACCTAACCAACAAACTACACGGTCTAGCTGCTAAAAACAAATTACGTGTTTAATTACCGAGGCACAGAAACATGGTGGGAAACCATGTCCAAATCGGTGCCATAATTGTGATTAATAATGATAGTTCGTGGGGTATTGTCATTTTCCAACGGCGAACTCCTTTGATTTACTACAACATAGAGTCGTTGACAATCCACAGCCGGTGCTCTTTGGTTAAATTTGGTCCATCTCGCGCTAATATGCTGTTAATGAAGGGATTTGGTCCATCTCACGCTAATATGCTGTTAATGAAGGATTATCTATACAAAACTTAAGCATGACAGTGACGGGGGGTCACGTGCAAGGGCGAAATTCAAGTCCACATGGGCGACTCTCTTTTTGCTGCATGCGCATGCTCGAGTGTACCTGGTACATCAACGGAAAGCTAGATTCTGTCGCTACACCACCCTCACTGACAACCAGAATACGTGGGCGGGGATGGTCTACGGGGGGACAGTCCCGCAAATACCGTGATGAAGCTGGCCAATGTGTAAAACAGACGGACTGGATAAAGTCCTCATAGTGCTTGTCCACCGTTCGGCATTTTCGGTGACTCAGGCTCTTATTTGTGACCCTAGCAGTTAGCCAGACAAGGAATGTAATAAGCATAAATAAATGAGTCCTGAGGAACTTGGATCATGCAAATGTGGCACCTTTGTGCAGCAGACCTTTTTATATTACCCAGGTAGTCTAAATGTGCAAAGAGCTTCGATGTGCAAAAGCCTCCTGAAAGTGGCTGCTTAAACTGTAGCCATGTTACTACATCGTGCAAATGCTGATCACAACTGTTTAAATCCCAGTGCTACATTCTAAAATAGGCGGGGACAGCAGCCACACGAGCGATGTCGGTTACACAACACTGACCGAATTCTAAACCTAGACACGGCTAGAGCACATGAACAATGTTGGACACAATTCACGAGCACCAATAATCGAGTCGTCAACCCTAGATTAGTTATGAGTCACGTCTCATAGGCAAGGCGATGCAATCTGCGCGAAGTCCACGCTGCCGGAATCACACAAAAAGACATGGAGCTCCGAGGATGGGAATGTTAGTCTCTGGCTACACGGCTCCGTCGAATCTGTGCAAAAGAGACAAAATATCAATATCCAGACGATAGAAAAGATTTGAGCTCATATCACACAGATTCGAGAGCAAGCAAAATGGAACAGATTGCGGAGGCTACATATAGTACATGGTGTTAAAATGCACAAGCATAATAGCATCTGTCCCGCAGGTAACAGTATTGATCTGAACTGAATTCGAGATATGTAACTACTAACATTTCCTTTTTTGCGTTTCCCAGCGTAAAGTTGGAATACACGGCCGGGCAGAGGTATGTATATACATGACAAGCTTCTAACTTAGGTCAATCTAAAAAATAAAACTCATGTCACCTAAGGAAGAAAAACACGATCATGGGTCTTGTTAGCCACAATCAACAAACTGTGTCTGTATGCCCTCTATGATACTACAGAGACTAATGCTTATATTCGGCATGCATTAGCAGACTCACAAAGAGGCAGGTGAAATGTTCGAACTATCACGGTCCATCTAGGAGCATACAACTATCTGATGAGGCTGATTCGAATCAAACAGCTTGTGAACGCAGTCTGTTCTAGCTATAAAAAGCAGTGAGTGACTCAGGCTCTTATTTGTGACCGTAGCAGTTATGGAGATTCGTTTCAAAATAATAATGGAGATAAAATTATAGCTGTGAAGATGACTAAAAGTCTAAAAGAAAAAAGAACTAGGGCCGAGAAGGGGACCACACTCATATAAGAATTTGCAGCACAGATTGTACATAAGAGTTTACAAGCAAAATGGAACGAATTATCAGGGCCCACATACATAGTATACAGAATTACAGGCTGAACCACAGAAGAAAAATAGCATCTGTCCAAAATAGCACCTGTCCCAGTCATAATATTGATCTCAACTGAATATTAAACATGTTACTGCAAACATAAATAAGTTGAGTCCTGGAAAAATAGGTGTTGGAATTGATCTCAGGCAGTTATTGACTGAGAGAAAAGGGGGAGTCTTTTCCCACGATGGTGTTCTGATCGGGCACACCCAGAACCAACGTTTGGTTTCGGTCCCTGGCCCATCAGCCCCTCTCATATATAAAGAAGAGTCACGTACCTCTTGAGGAGAGTACACACATAAGTACGAGTTAAACCTCTAAGTCCAACTACCGATCCTAAAAAGAGGGAGCTGATGACCAGAAGACCGTCTACCACCGCCAGCCGCCGCAAGGTCTGTGCTGGCGGCGTTCCTGCTACCATCTGCATCATTCAGCTGCTGCCTTTCTCTTCCCCGACAATCTTCTGTTGCTGGAGATCACAAGGTGCAGCCATGGTCTACACAGGGGGCTGCATCGGGCAGCCGCCATGGGATTTCTCCAAGCACCTGTAAGTCCTCACGCTTCCGCATAATGCTGTTGATCTAGTCAGAGATTAGGCCCTTACGTTGACTACCCTAAGGCTATTTTTTCCTGACAATAGGATCATACAAAAGTGGTACCTTTGTGTTGCAGGACTTCCTATACTACCTAAGTAGTCTAACAAACTTCTAACTTATGTCGGTTTGATTAAAAAACTTAGAAGTTATATCACCAAAGGAAAACAGATCAGGGGTCTTGGCAGTCACAATCGACAAACTGGGTGTGCCCTCTACCATCATACAGAGATTAATGCTTACATTTGGCATGTACTGGAGACTCGGAAAGAGGCAGGTGAAATGTTCAAACTATCTTAAAAAGGAAAGCAAAACTGGGTGCCCCACCTATAACTGACCTTATGAGGCTGATTCAAATGAACCAGCTTGTGAGCACAAGCTGTTCTTGTTATACAGAGGAGTGGGTCAGGTGTCAGGCTCTTATTTGTGACCGTAGCAATTATGCAGATTTATTTCAAAACCACATTGAGATGTGAAGATGACTAAAAGACTCGCTCTTCTGCATCTTTATATTTATAAAAGAAAAGACATATAAGATAAGCCGTGCTTGCATGAAACGTATATTCATGAGGTGAGCGAAGTAAATGGAAGGTAAACTGGATCGATACCAGTATTCCTTCTACACCCTGAACAAAAAGCATTCATAGTCGTTATATAGCATTTCCATGATTTCATTAGGCCTAAAATGACAATGGATGCATGACCTATGTGAAAGATCTTATCTCTTATCATATTCCCTCCAAACAGCGGTTGGGACAAACAAAACAAGAAACCAGAATCATCTTCCCGAGCTTGATTAGCTTACCCACAAGCACAAGGAAAACAACCAGTGCTAAATCGTGTAAAAAAGAATGACCAACCAAAATATTAAACTATTAAGCATTACTGCATTAGGCAAGCTGCATGCGAACTATGAAGAGAAGGACATAACTAGGATGCAATAGGAAATTTACCACTTCATATttttggtgaagacaatgatggtGGGAAGTTGGTATATATCCACGTCTTGGAAAAGGCAAACCCGGAAGATTTAGTACAAACCCTCGCAAGCTGCAATGTCTTGACATCAACTGAGATATATTCCAAATCTTCGTGTGCAGTTGAGTTTACGAACCGCATGGGTCCAAACTTTCCTAGGAGCAAGTACCTCCCGGTTGCAGCTTTGATATCAGGCCAGCAGCCTGAACATATTGGGATTGTCTTCTCCAGCTGCCACTGGCTAGAACTCTCACATTTGTTTCCCTTGATGTAATAACATAGATCAAACTTTCCGGCTTCAACATGGATACCGAACAAGCCAAGCCTGGCTTCCCCTGCCTCCACAATGGCCAGACCTAGCGGACACAATTCTTTTGGTGGGAGGTCACAACTAGAGAACTCCATTCTCCGGGTGTCAAACACGAGCAAATCTTTCTTCCCCATCATGGTGGACTCCCAGTAGAAGCAGCCATAGGCGTAATAGCGCCCATAAAAGTCACGGTCGATCGGTGACACCATGGTCGACTTGCCCTTTCCAAGGAGCAACTCATTCCACTCCTTGGATGCAACAGCTTGCCACTGTCTAGTGGTCGAGGAGTAGACGAACGCTGCCAGCCTAGTTGTGAAATGTAACATCCACATCACACCGAATGCCGTCTCTGCCTCCTCATCAAGGGGAACAAGGAAAGCCTCGCACCAGGGTGTGTGCGCCGTGGCCGGGTGGTGCATCATCGAAGCGGCCAGGTCATCAGGTACTGGGGGAAGCAGGACGTACTTCCGGTGCAAGGGGTCGCACACCGCGGCCTCCATCGAGACCTGGGGCTGCTTGGCGGCGCCAGGACGGAGGAGGAGGAtgcgtctgtcggtgtcaaaaccggaggatctcgggtagggggtcccgaactgtgcgtctaggcggatggtaacaggagacaagggacatgatgttttacccaggttcgggccctcttgatggaggtaaaaccctacgtcctgcttgattaatattgatgatgtgtgttacaagagtggatctaccacgagatcaaggaggctaaaccctagaagctagcctatggtatgattgttgctcgtcctaaggactaaagccacccggtttatatagacaccggagagggctagggttacacagagtcggttacaatggtaggagatctacatatccgtatcaccaagcttgccttccacgccaaggaaagtcccatccggacacgggacgaagtcttcaatcttgtatcttcatagtcttggagtccggccgatgatgatagttcggctatccggacaccccctagtccggaactccctcagtagcccctgaaccaggcttcaatgacgacgagtccggcgcgcatgttgtcttcggcattgcaaggcgggttcttcctccgaataatttatagaagattgtgaacaccaggatagtgtccggctctgcaaaaataaattccacgtaccaccgtagagagaataacattacacaagttcaatctgctgacgtattttgtggcgtgacgtcacaccactaccaagcctttactcaaattgtttttattgttccacctccgcgcgtttagcgaggcggtttccttggcacgtcttgtcgaagcagagatcgtgttccccttattccgggattcccatcaatacggacgtgggtaacccaaccgcgcccgttgccacgccccctccatcgaaggcgggttccaaacggtcacggggacggctcttggtattctccctctttataatgagaccaaggcccgttcttttccttcaatcctctatcgaatccgcccctcgccccgagttccaacacccagggctccatatttgggtaccttcgatcttcgacaatgtccggccccgacctacgaggccggtggatgccctcctccgtcacggaagaggacgtgctaaagctaagagacgccaggtacttaacctacgagatttcgcataggctgcctgcccgagggcaagttattcctactcccgagcttggtgagagcgtcgtgttcgtgtctcacctccgtcggggtttaggcttcccgacggatcccttcgtgagggggctcatgttttactatgggctggaattccatgacttggctccggagtctatcctccacatctcatcattcattgtcgtctgcgaagccttcctccgcactacccctcacttcggcttgtggctcaaaaccttcgacgtggagccgaagatgattgaggggcgtcaggcagagtgcggcggggcggttataagtaagagggccgatgctccatggcccgagggctcttttcaggaggagctcggcttgtggcaacaggagtggttctatatcaccgctcccaggggcagcaggcagaggctgccgcccgtcttccgctcgggccctccacagcggctgacgtcatgggtcaacaaggggcgtgactgggggccgtccaaggacgttcccctattgcaggaccggattcgaggcctccaagaaagggagatcaatctggccgtagtggtacaggttatgttgatccggcgcctactgccctgcaaacgtcgccccctccgcctgtgggaatttaatccggaggggccacgagctcttcaacacttcatgggtttgacacccgcggagatgtacgaactgttcttcggatcgcaagagatgcgtccggaattgaccgaggatgcgggcctaagctgcaatcgctcggatactcaagtaagtagccctgtgtccggacacatcgtccatttatttactgtggttttgccttttaaccagctatcccttggacaggagtggatagcgcaaacaaaactgatacggtgtccggcccccctccctgagaccacgcaggatcccgtgatAATCAAAGTGCTAGAGGTTGCACCTTCGGTGGAGGGCGAAGACAGGCACAGGGGATCTACCACCTCCGCCACGGAGgcttttagtaagggaggaatcgagagtccctccttccagggggagaagaggaccgcttccgaagacccggaggccaaggcctcaaagcggggaaagaaatctgtaccggaaggtcccgggccgggaagagccccggccgaactgtctcctcggaggaatcagccctctagcaagctgtaagtaaaagggggaattttgtaatagtggacatccctgtttaatttcttagggtaaccgaagttttcaccttgtagttcggatctcagcccatctcagcacagctcgtcttcgggagaccttcgtccggagatgatggagagcgaaacgcctccatctgccgccccatcgcgcggggcggacgaccctgaggtgtcgtcgcggagggtctcccgagtccggcggggccagagagttcggcacccattggagtacggccggtggagctgcaggatttgcttaagagggcgtccatctcagaagatcaccgcacattaatgggtatggtgattgagaggatctcgtccgccgaaagcgggttgtgtgaggccgtcggaagtttgctgacgggatttgaggtacgcaaaaaatgacataccttttgacagttttgcacatgaagtgcgccctgtatagatagtagcccctgagacttggtatgctgtcgaaagcggcagcgtgccgaggatcataatctcagttatagattgtcgcctttcctatgcaggtggcggaacgttcggtggccagccggactgatggatttgccgagctgaagaggcaactcgacgttgcggatgcggacatctcgctggtcaataaacgactcgatgagtcacaaggtatgtggttgctctgcggtcgcctagtaagggagctgacgcccattccttacaatttgtatgcctgatgcagatagtgctgctgctgtggaaggccttcgagcagaacttgctcgggccaaggagcaagccagaaaaagcgaggcggctgcctcgaaggcagcggaagagctagaagccgagaaggctgctcactgccgaagcagggaggagatggccggaatggccacgaaattaaaagttgctaccgaccgcctggaggttcttgaaggagaacgccgagcggagcaagaggacctgaagaaggccgacgccgaagccaaggatgcccgtagtgcgatgcgggctatgaaggaggaactgcgtcaggtcggagacattgtggctggaaagccctttatgctgcgtaggaagttcacggatccgaagtatgctcagctgggccgattgtacggtgcggaggatccttatctggacttggcggcgagtgcggcggacgcagtcgtgcactttcgaagccaggaggatcatgaaatggaagagcttttctggtctcaattccatagtccggagcgtccacttccgttgagtgatcggctggttgagtgggctgagctgaatagattgtccggactagccatgacggatgtggtcgctcatctgtggccgaaaaggcccaagccgaagagttattttggcttgttgcagcaattccttggggcggtgccgcatattggggcgatgaagcggtcggcatgcatagaaggtgcacggatggctctcgcccgtggtaagacatactgggcggagatggatgccaccgctgttgcatcccggggttcggacaaaagccgattccccaccgagcactattttgaggaagtcctgcagggcgctcgtataatagagtcgcagtgctcgaaagatgttatgtttgaatgacatgtatgatttctgagatcatgtttataatgcaatgactttttatacttgtgtgttcaagtattgaactatctcctgtgcggccgtatatgtatgtataatctgaaagatggcagtctttggcttcagcccccacgcacatggtgcgggggtgtttgcaaaaagaaaagcgctttttcacacttaatccaacgtcttggtccttttaaggaggtgatagcgtagcaaactaggcaaccggactataatgctttatcactttcacttagccataggagctcgaatgtggggctactatatagcccctggtggcaccgctcttcccgaactcggggcgcgtatgtgcctgaccgggaagcggtccttcgtcaaagcggaggaattctaaacattccaatggtcgatcgagtggttgaccagtctctcgctatatcatgacagtcagttttcggctttctctactgaggtgctcgcccggccgaaccggggcacaatcgcagtagttctcctggtgccgcgttagccgatgatgcggaacgtaaggcagcaaaacacaggagccgggcaaacccaacatttgaccaaagacatgattcggagctgatgcatataaggcctaactcgagacgccgaacactccctgaggtgttcggtctttatgataccgggcagaacaatgccctaagccccttgtgtccaggtacaggcgggaacttctgacgcggccgatgccaaaacgccagcctcctcctcggctatggtggggaaccgggggatgtgtatcaacaagagacagtaagaaaggtttatgcagggtcttaatctgaaaagaatccttgcaacgggtccctgctgcacgtctgtgcctgtgtctccgttgtgctgtatcctggacgggtgtagca is a window encoding:
- the LOC123042489 gene encoding uncharacterized protein produces the protein MDLFVSPEGDSEKRISHGQMEGVAVARPIESQASISVAEGDIRRAGDLYSSGGNAGSVGEGPLLQVCSEATSGWTRRVNRRGRIQDQLGAAVLPGLGY